The following are encoded in a window of Limibacter armeniacum genomic DNA:
- a CDS encoding HlyD family secretion protein: MLGISSNEPADRSIYQERLNSLNTLHTPDSARILAKWLLGIFLLFFIILLLPWQQNIRATGELTALSPSERPQTIPSPIDGRIDKWHVQEGQFVDSGQVLVTVSEIKEKFIDPELLTRLREQVEAKEATLKAKQDKVKAYEMQLRALREGLRLKLEQTENKIAQYKLKVSSDSIDWRAAQVDLKNYERQYNANQVLLDSGLIPLTKLEAARSKYQQSKAKELSAENKYRTAQAELQNTLISRSTVQAEAMNKIAKAESDKSATLGEIADTKGMLAEYRNKYSNMEIRSGMRTIRAPQDGYVVKALSSGIGDNVKVSQALLSLMPKDPDMAVALYVKAMDVPLLSKGRHVRLQFDGWPAIQFSGWPSVSVGTFGGKVEVIDYVSSDDGTYRILVTPDKRKSDDESWPEQLRMGSGVYGWVLLDDVPVWYEFWRQINGFPPSLNNFGNKIKEGKKGGDKKK, encoded by the coding sequence ATGCTTGGGATTTCATCAAACGAACCTGCTGACAGGAGTATATATCAAGAAAGGCTTAATTCACTTAATACGTTGCATACACCAGACAGCGCACGAATTCTTGCCAAATGGCTGCTGGGTATCTTTCTGTTGTTTTTCATCATCCTGCTGCTGCCATGGCAACAGAATATCAGGGCTACAGGTGAACTGACTGCCTTATCCCCTTCCGAACGACCACAAACGATTCCTAGCCCGATTGATGGCAGAATTGACAAGTGGCATGTACAGGAAGGTCAGTTTGTAGATTCAGGACAAGTACTTGTTACTGTATCCGAGATTAAGGAGAAATTCATTGACCCTGAACTACTGACAAGGTTAAGAGAACAGGTAGAAGCCAAAGAAGCTACCCTTAAAGCTAAACAAGACAAGGTAAAAGCCTATGAAATGCAACTGAGAGCACTCCGTGAAGGGTTAAGACTCAAACTGGAGCAAACAGAAAATAAAATAGCACAATACAAGCTGAAAGTGAGTAGCGACAGTATTGATTGGCGTGCAGCCCAAGTAGACCTAAAAAACTACGAGCGTCAGTACAATGCCAATCAAGTGCTTCTTGACAGTGGCTTGATTCCACTGACAAAACTGGAAGCTGCCCGCAGTAAATACCAACAGAGTAAGGCTAAGGAGTTGTCAGCTGAAAATAAATACAGAACGGCACAGGCAGAGCTTCAAAATACACTGATCAGTAGAAGTACTGTACAAGCTGAAGCCATGAACAAGATTGCCAAGGCTGAGTCTGATAAAAGTGCTACACTAGGAGAAATAGCCGATACAAAAGGCATGCTGGCAGAGTACCGTAACAAGTACAGCAATATGGAAATCCGTAGCGGCATGCGTACTATCCGAGCACCTCAAGACGGTTATGTGGTCAAAGCATTATCAAGTGGTATTGGTGACAACGTGAAGGTTAGCCAAGCGCTACTTAGCCTGATGCCTAAAGACCCAGATATGGCAGTTGCCCTTTATGTAAAGGCAATGGACGTTCCGCTACTGTCAAAAGGAAGACATGTACGACTACAGTTTGACGGATGGCCTGCAATTCAGTTCTCTGGGTGGCCAAGCGTATCAGTCGGAACATTTGGCGGTAAAGTGGAAGTCATTGACTATGTCAGCAGTGATGACGGTACCTACCGTATTCTGGTAACTCCTGACAAACGAAAAAGTGATGATGAATCATGGCCAGAACAACTCAGAATGGGGTCTGGCGTATACGGCTGGGTTCTTTTGGACGACGTGCCTGTATGGTATGAATTCTGGCGACAAATCAATGGTTTCCCACCTAGCTTGAACAACTTTGGCAACAAGATCAAGGAAGGCAAAAAAGGAGGAGACAAGAAAAAGTAA
- a CDS encoding TolC family protein, producing the protein MRILLAVCLLHLGYFQKAVAQDSTLVLTLDGIYSQVLNNHPVARQANLLSESAQMNIRISRGYFDPKVYSQYSGKEFKGSNYYRLWDSHLKIPMWVGDLKVGYEKNTGINLNPQSDTNSGKGLAYAGIELPILQGMLIDERRAALREAQAMQQEAEAERVNKINKLMLQIAKDYWTWYFAYHQYQLAEKGFNLAKFRYNAVKQEVVQGTLAAIDSTEAKITIQQREIDLKMALLELNNSRLVLSNHLWDENGSPLEMDSELRPVERPSVSLTDIDMAQLEQMAAQQHPELRLIDSKLSQLEVQRKLAAEMLKPTLNLKYNFLSKTPISSNEYNMDFFEENYKLGVDFSFPLFLRKERGKLKLTKVKLEQTGLKRVEASRTIQNNLRAQYNKANNLNNLVSMQAEMAQNYRKLLSGEEQKFQAGESSVFYVTVREGKLLEAETKLFKIWSEFAKSIAELKWAAGLGVQ; encoded by the coding sequence ATGAGAATACTATTGGCTGTGTGTTTATTACATCTGGGTTATTTTCAAAAGGCAGTTGCTCAAGACAGTACACTGGTACTGACTCTTGATGGCATCTACTCACAGGTACTGAATAATCACCCTGTGGCTAGACAAGCAAACCTGCTGTCTGAAAGTGCCCAAATGAACATCAGAATATCAAGAGGTTATTTTGACCCAAAGGTGTATTCCCAATACAGTGGAAAAGAATTCAAAGGCAGTAACTATTACCGCCTTTGGGATTCTCACCTCAAAATCCCAATGTGGGTTGGCGACCTGAAAGTAGGGTACGAGAAGAATACAGGAATAAACCTTAATCCACAATCAGATACTAATTCGGGAAAAGGGCTTGCCTATGCAGGCATTGAACTGCCTATCTTACAGGGAATGCTAATTGATGAACGTCGGGCTGCCCTACGTGAAGCCCAAGCCATGCAACAGGAAGCAGAAGCAGAGCGTGTGAACAAAATCAACAAGCTAATGCTTCAGATTGCCAAGGATTACTGGACTTGGTATTTCGCTTACCACCAATACCAATTGGCTGAAAAAGGGTTTAACCTAGCCAAGTTCCGATACAATGCGGTCAAGCAAGAAGTAGTACAAGGTACTTTGGCTGCCATAGATAGCACAGAGGCTAAAATCACAATCCAACAACGTGAAATCGATCTGAAGATGGCACTGTTGGAACTCAATAACAGCAGGCTAGTGCTATCAAACCACCTTTGGGATGAAAACGGCTCTCCACTAGAAATGGATTCAGAACTGCGCCCTGTCGAAAGACCTAGTGTGTCTCTTACAGATATTGATATGGCACAACTGGAACAAATGGCGGCACAACAACATCCCGAACTCAGACTGATTGATTCAAAACTTTCACAACTTGAAGTTCAGCGTAAGCTGGCCGCCGAGATGTTGAAGCCTACACTGAACCTGAAATACAATTTCCTGTCAAAGACCCCTATCTCTTCCAATGAGTATAACATGGACTTCTTTGAGGAAAATTATAAGCTTGGGGTTGATTTTTCATTTCCACTTTTTCTAAGAAAAGAGAGGGGCAAGTTGAAACTCACAAAGGTTAAACTGGAGCAAACAGGACTTAAACGTGTAGAGGCTTCCCGTACCATTCAAAATAACCTGAGAGCACAATACAACAAGGCTAACAACCTGAATAACTTGGTTTCTATGCAAGCAGAAATGGCACAGAACTACCGTAAGCTTTTGTCTGGAGAAGAGCAGAAATTTCAGGCTGGAGAAAGCTCTGTCTTTTATGTGACCGTAAGGGAAGGGAAACTTCTAGAAGCCGAAACCAAACTTTTCAAGATATGGTCTGAGTTTGCCAAATCAATTGCAGAGTTAAAGTGGGCAGCTGGTCTAGGAGTACAATAG
- the bshB1 gene encoding bacillithiol biosynthesis deacetylase BshB1, which translates to MKLDILVLVAHPDDAELACSGTILKAISQGHKVGIVDYTKGEMGTRGTPEIRMQEAADSAKILGLHARENLGFSDVFFTNDKAHQLEVAKIIRKYRPDIVITNAIEDRHPDHGKASQLTVDACFISGLKMVKTELDGKAQEAWRPKNIFHIIQSTYLAPDFVIDVTDFWEGKEASIRAFKSQFHTGSSESDKGDQTFISSPEFMEFIKSRAREYGQHVGAKYAEGFTKASPIIVNDLFDLV; encoded by the coding sequence ATGAAACTAGATATACTTGTACTTGTTGCACACCCTGATGATGCAGAACTCGCATGCTCAGGTACTATTCTGAAAGCCATTTCACAAGGTCACAAAGTGGGTATTGTGGACTATACAAAAGGTGAAATGGGCACGCGTGGCACTCCTGAAATCAGGATGCAGGAAGCCGCTGACTCTGCGAAGATCTTGGGGCTGCATGCAAGAGAAAATCTTGGTTTTTCGGATGTATTCTTTACCAACGACAAAGCGCACCAGCTTGAGGTTGCCAAGATTATCCGTAAATACCGTCCTGATATTGTCATTACCAATGCGATAGAAGACCGCCACCCTGATCATGGCAAAGCATCCCAACTGACAGTGGATGCCTGCTTTATTAGTGGCTTGAAAATGGTCAAAACAGAACTTGACGGTAAAGCGCAAGAAGCTTGGAGACCAAAAAACATATTCCATATCATCCAAAGCACTTATCTCGCCCCAGACTTTGTCATTGATGTAACAGACTTCTGGGAAGGAAAAGAGGCTTCCATTAGGGCTTTTAAATCTCAGTTCCATACAGGCTCTTCGGAAAGCGACAAAGGCGACCAAACCTTTATTTCCTCTCCTGAATTTATGGAATTCATTAAGTCGAGAGCCCGAGAGTATGGTCAACATGTAGGAGCCAAATATGCGGAAGGTTTCACAAAGGCAAGCCCTATCATTGTCAATGACCTTTTTGACCTTGTGTAA
- a CDS encoding TonB-dependent receptor, whose translation MEFTRLATRDKALKINLDNGIYGSLAEIGAGQEVAAHFFKAGGASGTIAKTMSAYDMSFSDAIYGPEKSKRYVCQSRVEKMLNKEYRLLGARLPERAKTTRFFAFANTIEQINFNRTNDGHGWMGVRFQLTPESLPNECVIHVKMKDPNPRVQQMVIGTIGVNLIYSCFYYHDDMDTFIHSLLDGLTVHDVTVDFFMISGPDFEDVDNRLMSLKLVRMGLSKATMFGPDGKVLLPADVLYKKNILVLRGRFRPITHVNVDMLERSYEQFKSEPDVEEDNIVTIAELTLSNLRVSENNQKNEKDFLDRVDLLCSLGHTVLISNYSEYYRLTNFLSRYTRGRKIGVALGVYNLEYIFNEEYYSHLKGGIMEAFGFLFGRNIKLYVYPSLHREHLENHELITGKDIDMDTKLRKLYEFLEESGKIENLEGCKTEHLHIISDHVLEMIKSGDERWEEMVPGLVVEAIKRNCLFDYPCSLEEKYLIEQRKREDNRARQRAMMKVK comes from the coding sequence ATGGAATTCACAAGACTAGCGACCAGAGACAAGGCGCTTAAAATTAATCTTGATAATGGTATTTACGGTTCGTTGGCAGAAATTGGTGCGGGGCAGGAAGTAGCTGCGCACTTCTTTAAAGCTGGCGGGGCATCGGGAACAATTGCCAAGACTATGTCGGCTTATGACATGTCTTTCAGTGACGCAATCTACGGCCCGGAAAAGAGCAAACGGTACGTATGCCAAAGCCGGGTAGAGAAGATGCTCAATAAGGAATACCGTCTGTTAGGTGCAAGGTTACCTGAAAGAGCAAAGACAACACGCTTTTTTGCGTTTGCTAACACAATCGAGCAAATCAACTTCAACCGTACCAATGACGGTCATGGATGGATGGGAGTTCGTTTCCAGCTGACACCGGAGAGCCTTCCGAATGAATGTGTGATCCACGTCAAGATGAAAGATCCGAACCCGAGGGTACAGCAAATGGTAATCGGTACGATAGGAGTAAACCTTATTTATTCTTGTTTCTATTACCATGATGATATGGATACATTTATCCATTCACTGCTGGATGGCTTGACAGTGCACGATGTAACGGTGGACTTCTTCATGATCTCCGGACCGGACTTTGAAGATGTGGATAACCGCCTGATGAGTTTGAAACTCGTAAGAATGGGCTTGTCAAAAGCCACGATGTTTGGACCGGATGGTAAGGTGTTACTTCCTGCGGATGTACTTTATAAAAAGAATATTCTGGTACTTAGAGGACGCTTCAGACCAATCACCCACGTAAATGTGGATATGCTTGAACGAAGTTATGAACAGTTCAAAAGTGAACCGGATGTTGAAGAAGACAACATTGTGACTATCGCAGAGCTGACACTATCCAACCTTCGTGTGTCAGAAAATAACCAGAAAAACGAAAAAGACTTCCTCGACCGTGTAGACCTCCTCTGCTCCCTTGGTCATACAGTACTCATCTCCAACTACTCAGAATATTACCGCCTAACTAATTTCCTTTCAAGATATACCCGTGGTCGCAAGATTGGTGTGGCTCTAGGTGTGTACAATTTGGAATACATCTTCAATGAGGAATATTACAGTCACTTGAAAGGTGGCATTATGGAGGCATTTGGTTTCCTGTTTGGCCGTAACATAAAGTTGTATGTATATCCATCTTTGCACCGTGAACACTTGGAAAACCATGAGCTGATTACAGGTAAAGATATCGATATGGATACCAAGCTGCGTAAGTTATATGAGTTCTTGGAAGAGAGTGGTAAGATCGAAAACTTAGAAGGTTGCAAGACTGAGCATCTGCATATCATCTCAGATCATGTATTGGAAATGATCAAGAGTGGTGATGAAAGGTGGGAGGAAATGGTACCTGGTTTGGTAGTGGAAGCCATCAAGCGTAACTGCCTGTTTGATTACCCTTGCTCTTTAGAAGAGAAATACTTGATTGAGCAGCGTAAGCGTGAAGACAACCGTGCTAGACAGCGTGCAATGATGAAGGTAAAGTAA
- a CDS encoding NAD-dependent succinate-semialdehyde dehydrogenase has protein sequence MEFQSINPANGKVIAQYKGLNPAEVKEKISLSEKAFQQWKWTSFTSRATVLKKAAQLLLERKEQYAALITDEMGKLPYEAVAEIEKSALVCNYYADHAEEILQDEVIASRFSRSIVNYSPLGAILEIMPWNFPFWQVFRFSAPALMAGNVLLLKHAPNVFGAAVAIEELLIEAGLPEHVFQNLIIDTDQVEEVLAAPIVQGIALTGSERAGAAVASLAGKHIKKSILELGGSDPFIVLQDADIDIAATAAVQSRMGNAGQACTSAKRFIVAKEILEPFTDAIMDKISNMATQANGKQVAYMARPDLADNLQRQMLSSIEMGAQLLHGGERSGNYFPPTVLTNVSPGMPVFEEETFGPLLCIIEAEDEQDAVRLANSSRYGLGASIWTKDETKGFQLASMVEAGTISVNHIVKSDPRLPFGGTKKSGYGRELSAYGIKEFVNIKTMVVG, from the coding sequence ATGGAATTCCAAAGCATTAATCCGGCCAATGGAAAGGTAATCGCCCAGTACAAAGGCCTAAATCCTGCTGAAGTGAAAGAAAAAATCAGCTTGAGTGAAAAAGCATTTCAGCAATGGAAATGGACCTCTTTCACCAGTAGGGCTACTGTACTAAAAAAGGCTGCTCAACTACTCCTTGAACGTAAAGAGCAATATGCTGCACTCATTACGGATGAGATGGGTAAGCTACCTTATGAAGCAGTTGCTGAAATAGAAAAAAGTGCTTTGGTCTGTAACTACTACGCCGACCATGCTGAAGAAATCCTTCAGGATGAAGTCATCGCTTCACGATTTTCCAGAAGCATTGTCAACTATTCACCTCTTGGTGCCATTCTGGAAATCATGCCTTGGAACTTTCCCTTTTGGCAAGTATTCCGTTTTTCAGCCCCCGCATTGATGGCGGGTAATGTCTTACTCCTAAAGCATGCGCCCAATGTTTTTGGTGCTGCTGTTGCAATTGAAGAATTACTAATAGAAGCGGGACTTCCTGAACATGTCTTTCAAAACCTGATTATTGATACTGATCAGGTAGAAGAGGTATTGGCAGCTCCGATTGTACAAGGTATAGCCTTGACCGGTAGTGAGCGTGCAGGTGCCGCTGTAGCGTCACTCGCAGGGAAGCATATCAAGAAATCAATTCTAGAGTTAGGCGGAAGTGATCCTTTTATTGTACTCCAAGATGCTGATATTGATATTGCCGCAACTGCTGCTGTCCAATCCAGAATGGGTAACGCAGGACAGGCATGTACTTCAGCCAAGAGATTTATAGTCGCCAAAGAAATCCTAGAACCCTTTACTGATGCCATCATGGACAAAATCTCCAATATGGCAACTCAGGCCAATGGTAAGCAGGTTGCCTATATGGCAAGACCTGATTTGGCTGACAACCTACAACGCCAAATGCTTTCCTCCATTGAAATGGGTGCCCAATTGTTACACGGAGGAGAACGAAGCGGCAACTATTTCCCTCCAACCGTACTGACCAATGTATCACCCGGCATGCCTGTATTTGAAGAAGAAACATTCGGTCCATTGCTGTGCATCATTGAAGCTGAAGACGAACAGGATGCTGTAAGGCTTGCCAACAGCTCACGCTACGGACTCGGAGCTTCTATCTGGACCAAGGATGAGACGAAAGGATTTCAACTTGCCAGTATGGTAGAAGCCGGTACGATCAGCGTTAACCATATTGTAAAGTCAGATCCAAGACTACCTTTTGGAGGAACTAAAAAGTCTGGCTACGGAAGGGAGCTTTCAGCTTATGGAATTAAGGAGTTTGTGAATATAAAAACTATGGTGGTGGGTTAA